The following proteins come from a genomic window of Methanosarcina sp. MTP4:
- a CDS encoding DUF1638 domain-containing protein — MTIMSILSCKVLEDEILWILENDPSIDEIIVVENENSGGILDKMENCGFPNKVLSLDEISELSHNNGNESENYTLLVFLLELGLHSRPENLKNKVYETIETLAPCSSGVLLFYGLCGNVLGNIEEDFASRVPACPVRILRDNTGRVVDDCIGATLGGTEQYLKVLKSVSDVGTYLFTPMFSAAWKELFSIDKMHKDPEKALNMMRMTHEITGYGRVAKLHTGLLYTENFDARIRDFADIFSFEVVELELKGNQKIFDKCYRELKAELSN, encoded by the coding sequence ATGACGATAATGAGCATCCTGTCGTGTAAAGTTCTGGAGGATGAAATCCTCTGGATCCTGGAAAATGATCCGTCAATCGATGAGATCATAGTGGTTGAAAACGAAAACTCCGGGGGGATCCTGGATAAAATGGAAAATTGCGGGTTTCCGAATAAGGTCCTTTCCCTGGACGAGATTTCGGAGCTTTCCCATAATAATGGAAACGAATCGGAAAATTACACTTTGCTGGTCTTCCTGCTTGAGCTGGGCCTGCACTCGCGGCCTGAAAATTTGAAAAACAAGGTTTATGAGACCATAGAGACACTTGCCCCCTGTTCTTCCGGAGTCCTGCTCTTCTACGGGCTTTGCGGAAACGTGCTTGGGAATATAGAAGAAGACTTTGCTTCCCGCGTGCCTGCCTGTCCTGTCCGGATCCTCAGGGACAACACCGGCAGGGTCGTTGACGACTGCATCGGGGCTACTCTCGGGGGGACCGAGCAGTACCTTAAAGTGCTCAAAAGTGTCAGTGATGTAGGGACTTACCTTTTTACGCCCATGTTTTCCGCAGCCTGGAAGGAACTCTTTAGCATTGACAAGATGCATAAGGACCCTGAAAAAGCCCTCAATATGATGAGGATGACCCATGAGATTACAGGGTACGGGAGGGTGGCGAAACTCCATACAGGGCTTTTGTACACCGAAAATTTTGATGCAAGGATAAGGGACTTTGCGGATATCTTCAGCTTTGAAGTAGTGGAACTGGAGCTCAAAGGAAACCAGAAAATATTTGATAAATGTTACAGGGAACTCAAAGCAGAACTCTCTAATTGA
- a CDS encoding pyridoxamine 5'-phosphate oxidase family protein, whose translation MKEELKQKISEYLATHFYLNLATVSPEGRPMAHTMAYVSEDTTVYLATNRSTRKVRNIMHNQAVAFTVDEDDPDWFDMQALQVEGFAYIVEDEGEMRRIGEIMVGKFPIIADMPPNPDTILIKIVPDIVYYLDYSVEFGHRETATF comes from the coding sequence ATGAAAGAAGAGCTCAAGCAGAAGATTAGCGAATACCTTGCAACTCATTTTTACCTGAACCTTGCGACCGTGAGCCCGGAAGGCAGGCCCATGGCCCACACCATGGCCTACGTATCCGAAGATACGACCGTATACCTGGCAACAAACCGAAGCACCCGGAAAGTCCGGAACATCATGCATAACCAGGCTGTGGCTTTTACCGTTGACGAAGACGATCCGGACTGGTTTGACATGCAGGCCCTTCAGGTGGAAGGCTTTGCCTATATAGTGGAAGATGAAGGGGAAATGCGGAGGATCGGGGAAATAATGGTGGGAAAGTTTCCTATCATTGCGGATATGCCCCCGAACCCTGACACGATACTCATAAAGATTGTTCCTGATATTGTCTATTACCTGGATTACAGTGTGGAATTCGGGCACAGAGAAACGGCAACTTTCTGA
- a CDS encoding fasciclin domain-containing protein, with translation MLFASGCAEEQPEEEVEEPVDEGTEEEMVEEEEMIEEEEIAEEEEMAEEEMPEEEMPEEEEAVVEEEMAEQAAEGMAGEENITEDEMAEDEMAEDEMAEDEMAEDEMAEDEEEMNIVETAASSDDFDTLVTAVQTAGLEEALSGEGPFTIFAPTDDAFDDLPPGTLDDLLEDEDALTDVLLYHVAEGEFDVTEIESVETMQGEELPVDPTSDPITVGDANIIGDRIETSNGFIYPIDEVLIPPE, from the coding sequence ATGCTATTCGCTTCCGGCTGTGCAGAGGAGCAGCCGGAAGAAGAAGTTGAAGAACCGGTAGATGAAGGCACCGAAGAAGAGATGGTCGAAGAAGAAGAGATGATCGAAGAAGAGGAGATAGCTGAAGAAGAGGAGATGGCTGAAGAAGAGATGCCGGAAGAAGAGATGCCGGAAGAGGAAGAAGCAGTAGTTGAAGAAGAAATGGCTGAACAAGCCGCAGAAGGAATGGCTGGAGAAGAAAATATAACCGAAGATGAAATGGCCGAAGATGAAATGGCCGAAGATGAAATGGCCGAAGATGAAATGGCCGAAGATGAAATGGCCGAAGATGAAGAAGAAATGAACATCGTGGAAACTGCCGCGTCATCAGATGATTTTGACACACTGGTCACAGCAGTTCAGACTGCGGGTCTTGAAGAGGCCCTGAGTGGGGAAGGACCGTTTACAATCTTTGCACCGACAGACGATGCTTTCGACGACCTTCCACCAGGCACGCTTGATGATCTCCTTGAGGACGAGGATGCCCTGACAGATGTTCTTCTCTACCATGTGGCTGAGGGGGAATTTGATGTCACTGAAATCGAATCCGTTGAAACCATGCAGGGCGAGGAACTTCCAGTTGATCCCACCAGCGACCCGATAACGGTAGGTGACGCAAACATTATAGGGGACAGAATTGAAACCAGCAATGGATTTATCTACCCAATAGATGAGGTACTGATCCCACCGGAGTGA
- a CDS encoding pyridoxamine 5'-phosphate oxidase family protein codes for MVQLTEAIKTAFSKVKIFPVATASKEGVPNVVPIGFCQLVDDETIWIADNFMVKSLANLEANPNVAIYVWGPETGGCFQIKGEAAIINSGDKFEKMREIVHSAKPGLPAKNLIEVKITGVFQCAPGPEAGKKLL; via the coding sequence ATGGTACAGTTAACTGAAGCTATAAAAACCGCATTTTCAAAGGTAAAGATCTTTCCTGTAGCTACCGCTTCCAAAGAGGGGGTTCCAAACGTCGTACCTATAGGCTTCTGTCAGCTCGTGGATGACGAAACCATCTGGATTGCAGACAACTTCATGGTCAAGTCCCTGGCAAACCTTGAGGCAAACCCCAATGTCGCAATCTATGTCTGGGGTCCCGAGACCGGAGGCTGCTTCCAGATAAAGGGTGAAGCCGCAATAATCAACTCGGGCGATAAGTTTGAAAAGATGAGGGAGATCGTACATTCCGCAAAGCCCGGGCTTCCTGCAAAGAACCTGATCGAAGTTAAGATCACAGGCGTCTTCCAGTGCGCCCCGGGCCCTGAAGCCGGGAAGAAACTGCTCTGA
- a CDS encoding fasciclin domain-containing protein, translated as MLFVSGCAEETPEEVAQETAEEAQETAEEAEEEAQETAEEAEGEIEEAQEATQEAIEAGQEAQEAEERMNIVQTAVESGQFDTLITAIQTAELEETLSGEGPFTVFAPTDEAFDALPPGTLDGLLDDKDALTDVLLYHVADGELMAADVVEMTSIETLQGEDLTVTVMDDTVTVNDATIITTDIETSNGVIHVIDAVLIPPE; from the coding sequence ATGCTGTTCGTTTCCGGTTGTGCGGAAGAAACCCCGGAAGAGGTAGCACAGGAAACAGCTGAAGAAGCACAGGAAACGGCTGAGGAAGCAGAAGAAGAAGCACAGGAGACAGCTGAGGAAGCAGAAGGAGAAATAGAGGAAGCACAGGAAGCAACGCAAGAAGCAATTGAGGCTGGACAAGAAGCACAGGAAGCAGAAGAGAGAATGAATATAGTGCAAACTGCCGTGGAATCGGGTCAATTTGACACCCTGATTACAGCAATTCAGACTGCTGAGCTCGAAGAAACCCTGAGCGGAGAAGGACCATTCACAGTCTTTGCCCCTACAGATGAGGCTTTTGACGCCCTTCCACCAGGCACGCTTGATGGACTCCTCGATGACAAGGACGCCCTGACAGATGTTCTTCTCTACCATGTGGCTGATGGAGAACTCATGGCAGCTGACGTTGTTGAAATGACGTCCATTGAAACCCTGCAGGGTGAGGACCTCACGGTAACCGTAATGGATGATACGGTTACGGTAAATGATGCGACCATCATCACCACAGATATTGAAACAAGCAACGGTGTCATCCACGTAATCGATGCAGTTCTGATCCCGCCGGAGTGA
- a CDS encoding nucleoside deaminase: MDIQEIRELGSKLLGKIDSRNEKVMNWKRWLAEYGFQPEYQDDPYVWLTDVLALKSVDSGNYGVGSILVDEEGKVIALGHNLVYSPYFRSDLHGEMVVVNQFEKEHPEITTLEGYTLYTSLESCPMCLIRLISSGINRILYAAADSIAGMVNSIDMLPPLWKDLSERQVFSKARCTEELSSAATEIMLINAEELLEILEKRSKPSF; this comes from the coding sequence GTGGACATTCAGGAAATCAGGGAACTTGGGTCCAAACTGCTGGGAAAAATCGACTCGAGAAACGAAAAGGTTATGAACTGGAAGCGCTGGCTGGCCGAGTACGGCTTTCAGCCGGAATATCAGGACGACCCCTATGTCTGGCTGACGGACGTGCTGGCTTTAAAGTCCGTGGACTCGGGAAACTACGGTGTAGGAAGCATTCTGGTCGATGAGGAAGGAAAAGTCATTGCCCTGGGGCACAACCTTGTATATTCCCCGTACTTCAGGAGTGACCTGCACGGGGAGATGGTAGTCGTAAACCAGTTTGAAAAAGAGCACCCTGAAATCACCACCCTTGAAGGCTACACGCTCTACACCTCCCTGGAATCATGCCCCATGTGCCTTATCCGCCTTATTTCTTCGGGCATAAACAGAATCCTGTACGCAGCAGCAGATTCGATAGCAGGCATGGTGAATTCCATTGACATGCTACCCCCTCTCTGGAAAGACCTTTCCGAGCGCCAGGTATTTTCAAAAGCCAGGTGTACCGAAGAGCTTTCAAGTGCCGCAACCGAAATTATGCTCATCAATGCCGAAGAACTCCTTGAGATCCTGGAAAAAAGGTCTAAACCAAGTTTCTGA
- a CDS encoding GAF domain-containing protein produces the protein MAKMASNSSKNGNHKRLKASNYMNEQALCSALEMAKELVSVINKVPVTVFLWRAEKYWPAEFVSENIKQFGYTIEEFTSGKLMYGNIVHPDDLERVERELSRRIEEEYVDFTHEYRILTKSGEVRWVEERTFIEADENGVVKYLKGIVLDITERKRKEKLLYIQRDLGIALSTSEDLHETLELLLDSCLTIDEIDSGGIYLIDEETGDMSLEIYRGFSPTFIEHGSHYSASSPNAKLVMIGQPVYKQHIDLLLTSRDDALRRENLRATAIIPVKHGKKVIAAFYLASQLEYELSDSVRTVIETIATQFGVFISRIRLEEKLKECVKKRNGD, from the coding sequence ATGGCTAAAATGGCTTCGAATTCAAGTAAAAATGGAAATCACAAAAGGTTAAAGGCCTCCAATTATATGAATGAGCAGGCGCTTTGCAGTGCCCTGGAAATGGCAAAGGAGCTTGTTTCGGTTATAAATAAGGTGCCTGTGACTGTTTTCCTCTGGAGGGCCGAAAAATACTGGCCCGCCGAATTCGTATCAGAAAACATCAAGCAGTTCGGATACACAATCGAAGAGTTTACCTCAGGAAAACTCATGTATGGGAACATTGTGCACCCGGATGATCTGGAAAGGGTCGAAAGGGAACTTTCCAGGAGGATTGAGGAAGAATACGTGGACTTTACCCATGAATACAGGATCCTTACAAAGTCCGGGGAAGTGCGCTGGGTTGAAGAGAGAACCTTTATCGAAGCCGATGAGAACGGGGTTGTAAAGTACCTGAAAGGCATAGTCCTGGATATAACCGAACGCAAACGGAAAGAAAAACTACTTTACATCCAGCGGGACCTCGGGATAGCCCTCAGCACCTCGGAAGACCTTCATGAAACCCTGGAACTACTTCTGGATTCCTGTCTCACGATCGATGAAATCGATTCAGGCGGCATATACCTGATCGATGAAGAGACAGGCGACATGTCCCTTGAAATTTACCGCGGGTTTTCTCCAACCTTTATCGAGCATGGTTCTCACTACAGTGCCAGTTCTCCCAACGCCAAGCTTGTGATGATAGGGCAGCCCGTTTACAAACAGCATATAGACCTTCTGCTTACCTCCAGGGACGATGCACTCAGAAGGGAAAACCTGAGGGCAACGGCAATCATTCCTGTTAAGCACGGAAAAAAGGTCATCGCTGCCTTTTACCTCGCTTCCCAGCTGGAATATGAACTCTCCGACAGCGTACGCACCGTCATCGAGACAATTGCTACCCAGTTCGGAGTCTTTATCTCCCGAATAAGGCTTGAGGAAAAATTAAAAGAGTGTGTAAAAAAGCGAAACGGGGACTAA
- a CDS encoding DUF1638 domain-containing protein, with product MAVMSILSCKILEDEILWILENDPSIDEIIVVENENSGEILDKMEKCGCTHKVFSLDEISEISQNDGNESENYTVLVCLLELGLHEWPEKLKNKVYETVEMLAPCSSGILLFYGLCGNVLGYVEKDFASRLPDCPVRILKDNSCKVVDDCIGATLGGSEQYLKVLKSVSDVGTYLFTPMFSIAWNEFVHLDKLHKDPEKALKMMKKTHEITGYGRVAKLNTGLSYTENFDDNIREFADTFGFEVMELEGNQEIFDKCYRELRTEICD from the coding sequence ATGGCGGTAATGAGCATTCTATCGTGCAAAATCCTGGAGGATGAAATCCTCTGGATCCTGGAAAATGATCCTTCAATTGACGAGATAATAGTTGTTGAAAACGAAAACTCCGGGGAGATCCTGGATAAAATGGAAAAATGCGGCTGTACGCATAAGGTCTTTTCCCTGGATGAAATTTCGGAAATTTCTCAAAATGATGGAAACGAATCGGAAAATTACACTGTGCTGGTCTGCCTGCTTGAGCTGGGCCTGCACGAGTGGCCTGAAAAGTTGAAAAACAAAGTTTATGAGACCGTAGAGATGCTTGCCCCCTGTTCTTCCGGGATCCTGCTCTTCTACGGGCTTTGCGGAAACGTGCTTGGGTATGTGGAAAAGGACTTTGCTTCCCGCCTGCCGGACTGTCCTGTCAGGATCCTGAAGGATAATTCCTGTAAAGTCGTTGACGACTGTATCGGGGCTACCCTGGGAGGCTCCGAGCAGTACCTGAAAGTACTCAAAAGTGTAAGTGATGTGGGAACTTACCTTTTTACGCCCATGTTCTCCATAGCCTGGAATGAGTTTGTACATCTGGATAAGCTGCACAAAGACCCCGAAAAAGCCCTTAAGATGATGAAGAAAACCCATGAAATAACAGGGTATGGGAGGGTAGCGAAGCTCAATACAGGGCTTTCATATACCGAAAACTTTGATGACAATATCAGGGAATTTGCGGATACCTTCGGCTTTGAAGTAATGGAACTCGAAGGAAACCAGGAAATATTTGATAAATGTTACCGGGAACTTAGAACAGAAATCTGTGATTGA